ATTGCCATTAAAGGATGTGGCTAAAATTAAGCAACGTCATGAGGTGGTTGATTTTTTGAGTAACAATAAACCCATTCTACATAAAATACAAAACCATATCAAGCAAATTGGCGATTTAGAACGACTGATTTCAAAAATTGCGACAAGTAAAGTAAATCCTCGAGAGGTTATTCAACTTAAAAATTCTTTAGAAGCTATTGTGCCAATTAAAGAAATAGCGTCAAGTTGTAATAATGATGCTTTGAAAGTCATTGGAGATACACTTCAAAGTTGTGAGGTGTTGCGCCATAAAATTTCCGAAACCTTAAATGAAGATGCACCTGTAAATGTGCTAAAAGGTTTTACTATTGCCAACGGTTTTTCGGAAGAGTTGGATGAGCTTCGTGGTTTGTCTAAATCAGGGAAGAGTTATTTAGATAACATGCTAAAACGTGAAAGTGAACGTACTGGAATTACCTCACTTAAAATAGCATCTAATAACGTGTTTGGTTACTATATTGAAGTCCGTAATACACATAAAGACAAAGTTCCTGAAGAATGGATTCGGAAACAAACATTAGTAAATGCGGAGCGTTATATAACCGAAGAACTCAAAGAATACGAAAGTAAAATTTTAGGGGCGGAAGAACGAATTTTAGCCATTGAGCAACAGCTGTTTGCCGATTTAATCCAATGGATGACACAGTATATTAAACCGGTTCAACAGAATGCCTTTTTAATTGGACAGTTAGATTGTCTTTGTGGTTTTGCACAACTGGCAATGGATAATGATTATGTGTATCCTGTAATTGATGATTCTTTCGAATTAGAAATAAAAGACGGTCGTCATCCAGTCATTGAAAAACAACTACCACCAAGTGAAGCCTATATTGCTAACGATGTGTATTTGGATCGTGATAAGCAACAAATGATTATGATTACAGGACCCAATATGTCTGGTAAATCGGCAATTTTACGTCAAACGGCACTTATTGTTTTGTTAGCACAAACGGGAAGTTTTGTTCCAGCAAAAGCGGCCAGAATTGGTTTAGTGGATAAGATTTTTACGCGTGTTGGCGCTTCAGATAATATTTCTATGGGTGAATCAACCTTTATGGTTGAAATGAATGAGACAGCTTCCATTTTAAATAACCTATCAGAACGTAGTTTGGTGTTGTTAGATGAAATTGGTCGAGGCACGAGCACCTATGATGGCATTTCCATAGCTTGGGCCATTAGTGAATACCTGCATGAACATCCTGCGAAAGCAAAAACCTTATTCGCAACGCATTATCATGAGTTAAATGAAATGACTGAAACATTTGAAAGGATTAAGAATTATAATGTTTCGGTAAAAGAATTGAAAGACAATGTTTTGTTTTTACGAAAACTGGTTCCAGGAGGTAGTGAGCATAGTTTTGGAATTCATGTAGCAAAAATGGCAGGGATGCCACAACAAGTTTTACATCGAGCAAATAAGATCTTAAAGAAGCTTGAAAAATCACATTCTAGCGAAGAATTGACAGATAAAGTGAAAAGTTTGAAAGATGATGAGATGCAATTGAGTTTTTTCAATTTAGACGATCCCTTATTAGAAAATATCAAAGAAGAAATTTTACATATTGATATTGACACACTTACGCCTGTAGAAGCGCTCATGAAACTGAACGAAATTAAGCGCATGTTGCTCAAGAAAAAGCAGGCTTAAAATAAATTGCATTATTTTTCAAAAAAGGCTTTGCAATTCATATAAATATTTTAAATTTGCAACCGCAATAAGCAATATTGCACGCTTACTTCATGTAGGCACGTTCATTAAAAAATTTGCGAAAGTAGCTCAGGGGTAGAGCATCACCTTGCCAAGGTGGAGGTCGCGGGTTCAAATCCCGTCTTTCGCTCTGAAAACTTTTTTAAAGATAAATTCCAATGCTGAAGTGGTGGAATTGGTAGACACGTTGGACTTAAAATCCAATGTCCATTAGGACGTACGGGTTCAAGTCCCGTCTTCAGTACAGATGAAAAGCCGAAACGAAAGTTTCGGCTTTTTTGTTTTAAAAATTTGCGAAAGCACGCTTTCAAGCATATTTTAAAACAAAAAAGAGCAATCCACACTTTTGGATTGGTTTTTCTCAAGATGTTGATATTGGGACTCGATGCAGTCAATTCCTAGTATTTTAAGTAGTATAATCCATTTTTGCATGGCAGGATCAATTTAAAGATATTAAGGTTCCTTGATTTCTTCAATAATAGAAACTTCCGAAGATGTTAACTTTCTATCTGCTAAAGTTTCAAATAAACTTATTAAGGTTTCTATATTTTTTAAGGGTACAATTTCAGTTTTGAAATCTATTTGTATCAATAGCATTTTTAGGCTTTTTACAGCTTCTAATTTATCCTGATGTATTACAGAAGCATTTACAATACTATACTCTATTATTAATAATTTTTCTTTTACATTCATTGGTTTCTCAAATAAAGTGCATTTATTATTTTGTTAATACGAAGATTAAATTCTAAAGTACTTATCATACCACTGTGTTCTTCGTCATTCAATAAGCTCAATGCTTGTAAGGCTTGTTCAATTGAAATTCTTGCCCTTGATTTAGTTTTAGATATTCTGTCTGTATGAACTACTTTTATCTTTCATG
Above is a window of Bizionia sp. M204 DNA encoding:
- the mutS gene encoding DNA mismatch repair protein MutS, with the translated sequence MAKKAKKETPLMKQYNAIKVKYPDALLLFRVGDFYETFGEDAIKTAGILGIILTKRGAGSESEIELAGFPHHSLNTYLPKLVKAGERVAICDQLEDPKLTKNIVKRGVTELVTPGVALNDEVLKSKSNNFLCSVYFGKLHIGISFLDISTGEFLTSQGNAEYIDKLLQNFNPSEILVSKQKRMLFNDTFGPDFHTYYLEDWVYQTDYTHETLIKHFDTKTLKGFGIEDLNEGIIASGAILHYLAETQHNKLQHITAISRIAENDYVWMDRFTMRNLELYHSTNTNAVTLLQVIDKTISPMGGRLLKRWLALPLKDVAKIKQRHEVVDFLSNNKPILHKIQNHIKQIGDLERLISKIATSKVNPREVIQLKNSLEAIVPIKEIASSCNNDALKVIGDTLQSCEVLRHKISETLNEDAPVNVLKGFTIANGFSEELDELRGLSKSGKSYLDNMLKRESERTGITSLKIASNNVFGYYIEVRNTHKDKVPEEWIRKQTLVNAERYITEELKEYESKILGAEERILAIEQQLFADLIQWMTQYIKPVQQNAFLIGQLDCLCGFAQLAMDNDYVYPVIDDSFELEIKDGRHPVIEKQLPPSEAYIANDVYLDRDKQQMIMITGPNMSGKSAILRQTALIVLLAQTGSFVPAKAARIGLVDKIFTRVGASDNISMGESTFMVEMNETASILNNLSERSLVLLDEIGRGTSTYDGISIAWAISEYLHEHPAKAKTLFATHYHELNEMTETFERIKNYNVSVKELKDNVLFLRKLVPGGSEHSFGIHVAKMAGMPQQVLHRANKILKKLEKSHSSEELTDKVKSLKDDEMQLSFFNLDDPLLENIKEEILHIDIDTLTPVEALMKLNEIKRMLLKKKQA